A genomic stretch from Vanrija pseudolonga chromosome 6, complete sequence includes:
- the DSF2 gene encoding Protein DSF2, protein MASVQARRPTITALPGASDFAAAAASSAHSPLDQLGLAMRRGSPTEQPNPAAVAAVQRSAPSPPVPTLDLNLFRSPSIYSVESNLDTISLTSEEHHAAYGDQTIGYGYGFTNEPEEQGTDEDDDYGSPEEGTEINFGADPTSTPSTPRARRMASDEVMGGSPVRSGASTPTFRVHRPNQQYAGGPAPPPVPTVPFNVRSAVSDGPFALHPVPVRNQRSASSLASSSTTTTVTLQARSNTEPVVARDAPVTRDAPAPHQPQTSTVPDWASVHGEQGSDWGDDEAEFEWLDKGHPEAVNGNSNGTVPRRLGLSPKRLSRIRAAVPNLTPNLVPPSFATGSGSGGSSGSNSSASSPVSPGPPDGPQRARTKKKRPIVIPRRAAPPPPTGAPSTLPPTRSRSPQPLRSPPTRDGNSVFDSAPSGEAPPPTREQSSPELETRPVLPPVVIINATPDRVARRQPHLMVPLKDGDGGNRPGLKRVPSHQSEHSMQSSLAYSFYDLEDGSAAPSRSESPSRIHEAQPRGRYAKIPITTIDPAGGSRVRVTDTTTTTSRSPVTPVTPGISANGHSRLNLQSASTTSLSSISAAGLTPDELVAAGLEQRRAGQLPKAAYMFMKAGEAGGATGQIYWGLALRHGQGVARDERRGFTEILQACDRSLAESPIDLRAAAGSILTPGQVQSMTPGLSLGLYEVACCFLDGTGVKRSPDTALEYLRMAGSLGDLNAQEELGLLLAKGGHGVRKDMKESAKWYRAALDQGLNTPGLAWVWKEKYN, encoded by the exons ATGGCGTCGGTTCAGGCCCGCAGGCCAACCATCACCGCCTTACCCGGCGCATCCGACtttgccgccgcggccgcgtcctcggcgcactcgcccctcgaccagctcggcctggccaTGCGCCGCGGGAGCCCGACCGAGCAGCCCAatcccgccgccgtcgccgctgtgcagcgctcggcgccgtcgccgcccgtccCAACACTCGACTTGAACCTCTTCCGATCGCCGAGCATCTACTCGGTCGAGAGCAACCTCGACACGATAAGCCTGACGAGCGAGGAGCACCACGCCGCGTATGGTGACCAGACTATCGGCTATGGCTATGGTTTCACcaacgagcccgaggagcagggcaccgacgaggacgacgactacgGTTCGCCAGAGGAGGGCACCGAGATCAACTTTGGTGCTGacccgacgtcgacgccgtctacaccccgcgcccgccgtaTGGCCTCGGACGAGGTCATGGGCGGGTCGCCTGTCCGCTCTGGCGCATCGACACCGACGTTCCGCGTCCACCGACCCAACCAGCAGTACGCTGGAGgccccgcaccgccgcctgTCCCCACTGTCCCGTTCAACGTGCGTTCGGCCGTCTCGGATGGTCCGTTTGCACTCCACCCAGTGCCTGTTAGGAACCAGCGGAGTGCCTCGTCTCTGGCAtcctcgagcacgacaacgacggtCACGTTACAGGCAAGATCGAACACCGAGCCGGTTGTTGCCCGCGACGCACCGGTCACACGGGATGCGCCGGCACCGCACCAGCCCCAGACGTCCACGGTGCCCGACTGGGCAAGCGTCCATGGCGAGCAGGGCTCGGACTggggagacgacgaggccgagttcGAGTGGCTCGATAAGGGTCACCCTGAGGCAGTGAACGGTAACAGCAACGGGACCGTGCCCAGGAGGCTCGGCCTCAGTCCTAAGCGACTGTCACGGATACGTGCTGCTGTCCCCAACCTGACACCCAACCTCGTCCCACCCAGCTTTGCGACGGGCAGCGGAAGCGGCGGAAGCAGTGGGAGCAACAGCTCTGCGTCGAGCCCAGTGTCGCCCGGGCCGCCTGATGGACCGCAGAGAGCGCGCACAAAGAAGAAGCGCCCAATCGTTATCCCCCGACGTGcggcgcccccgcccccgaccGGGGCACCGAGCACGCTTCCGCCAACAAGAAGCAGGTCGCCTCAGCCACTGCGgtcaccgccgacgagggaCGGCAACTCTGTGTTTGACTCTGCGCCCTCGGGAGaagcaccgccgccgacgagggaACAATCTTCCCCTGAGTTGGAAACGAGGCCCGTGTTGCCGCCGGTTGTCATCATCAATGCGACGCCGGACCGCGTCGCCAGACGCCAGCCGCACCTCATGGTGccgctcaaggacggcgacggtggcaACAGGCCAGGATTAAAACGCGTGCCGAGCCACCAGTCGGAGCACAGCATGCAGTCGTCGCTCGCCTACTCGTTCTACGACCTCGAGGATGGGAGCGCGGCTCCGTCAAGATCAGAATCCCCGAGCCGCATTCACGAGGCACAGCCGCGCGGGCGGTACGCAAAGATTCCGATCACCACGATTGACCCTGCTGGGGGCAGCCGTGTTCGTGTGACCGAcacgactacgacgacgtcgcggtcACCAGTGACGCCCGTTACGCCGGGGATCAGCGCCAATGGCCACAGCCGGCTCAACCTgcagtcggcgtcgacgacatcgcTGTCGTCGATTTCTGCGGCAGGGCTCACACctgacgagctcgtcgccgctgggctggagcagcgccgcgctgggcaaCTGCCCAAAGCCGCGTACATGTTCATGAAGGCCGGTGAAGCCGGAGGCGCGACAGGGCAGATTTATTGGGGCCTTGCGTTGAGGCATGG ACAAGGCGTTGCGCgtgacgagcggcgcggatTCACCGAGATCTTACAGGCGTGCGACCGGTCGCTGGCCGAGAGCCCGAtcgacctgcgcgccgcggcaggcTCGATCCTCACGCCAGGGCAGGTGCAGTCAATGACGCCGGGGCTGTCACTGGGGCTGTACGAAGTCGCGTGCTGCTTCCTCGATGGCACGGGCGTGAAGAGGTCGCCTGACACGGCGCTCGAGTACCTGCGTATGGCTGGTAGCCTTGGCGACCTGAACGCTCAGGAGG aactcggcctgctgctcgccaaAGGAGGCCACGGCGTCAGAAAGGACATGAAAGAGTCGGCAAAGTGGTACCGCGCTGCGCTGGACCAGGGCCTCAACACGCCTGGCTTGGCCTGGGTCTGGAAG GAGAAATACAACTag